The window GCTGGGCACCATCGCCAGCACGCTGAAGCAGTACAACCAGACCATCGTCGAGGTCAGCGGCCACACCGACAGCATCGGCACCGACGCGGTCAACCAGCGCATCTCCGAGCAGCGCGCCAACTCGGTCGCCGGCTACCTGATCGGGCAGGGCGTGCAGCGCGAGCGCTTCGAGATCGTCGGCATGGGCAAGCGCTTCCCCATCGCCAGCAACGACACCGAATCGGGCCGCGCGCTGAACCGCCGCGTGGAAATCCGCCTGGTGCCGCTGGAGTCGTAAGCGGCTTCGCGGATCGCCGATCTGCCGGAACGGGCCGCACGCTGCGGCCCGTTTCCGTTTGCGGCATCTGAACGGCGGCGACCGCCGCGCTTGTGAACGCCGCCGCCGCCCCTATACTGGCGGGGTCGGCGACATCGACAACTTCCCGGGGGTGCACTGGCTTCGACGGGGGTCGCGAAATCGCACGGCGCATGCCGAGGGGGTAGCTTTCCTCGCTAATCCAGCTGCAAAACTCATAGTTGCCAACGACGACAACTACGCTCTGGCCGCTTAAGGCCTAGCCCCGAACCCACTTGTGCCTGTGCTCGTGGATGTAGGGTCATCATCACGGGATAGGTTCCGGCGGCGACCCGCCAACCGGCTCCGAAACTCAGCGGGTGTGGATGACGGCGTGCTTCGCACGGTGTGTTGCCGGCATCCGAGACCAAACACCGGGCTAAGCATGTAGTGCCGGGCATGGAGTGCCTTCGGACGGCGGTTCGATTCCGCCCACCTCCACCAATAACCCGTCCGTTCACGTTCGGACGACAGACAAGGGCCTGATTCCGCTGGATTTTCCATGGGGTCAGGCCCTTTTCTTTCCGCCATCGTCGCAAGTGATCGTTGCAATCCGGGGGCAGAGTCGGGGCATTGGCCGGGTTCGGTCAAGTCGTGTCCCCCAGATGCCCCCGGTGCGGCCAAGCTCGGTCGTTCACACGGCAAGAAGGTGACGAATGGCACATTCCATCGTATGAGCGGTTGCGTAAATACGAAACAGTCGTAACGTTTTATTGATGTTTGCCGTTATTGTAAATACAATGGATGTCCGCAGGGTGCAGACGTGAACTATGCATATCGTTTGTTCCGAAAAGACCAAAGCGAAGCTTCAGGCGAAGCACAACGTCTCAATGAAGGATGTTCGTGAGTGCTTCATGAATCGCACTGGCGAAGTGCTGGAAGACACGTCGGAGGACCATAAATCAGATCCGCCGACGACTTTTTTCGTTGCTCCCAACAATCACGGGCGGCTCTTGAAGGTCTGCTTCATCCTGCGTGACGGAACGATCTACCTGCGAACATGCTTCGAGCCAAGTGCAAAGGCGATTGCAACGTATCGCGAGCTTGGCAAACCAATCGATTTTTGACGGAGAGTCCCATGAATGAGTTGGATGAAAAGATCACCGAGCAGTGGGAAGCCGGTGAGCTGGGGACGAGTGCCGAGAGTGTGCGCGTTGCAAAAGGTGCAAGTGAAGCTTTGGATCAGGCGGCCAGCATGAAGCTGGTGACCATGCGCCTGCCGATCCCGTTGATTGACGCGCTGAAGGCTATTGCGAGCCATCACGGAATTGCCTATCAGCCGATGGTGCGTGATCTCCTTGTGCGCTTTGCTGAGTCAGAGTTCAAGGCCATCATGCGTGATCAAGCTGACAGGTTGTCGCGTATGGCGCAGGAAGATGCCACCGTGCCTGTGCAGTCGTTCATCGACAATGAGCGCGTGGCCGCTTGCGGCTAAGAAGAGCAAGATTCTGACGCAACACAAAGGCCGCCTCCGGGCGGCCTTTCCATGTTTGATCGCTCGGATGGCAGCACCGCTACTCATGCGCAAACTGGGGCGGGATGCTTTCAGGATCAGAATGACGTTGGTACGAGCTGCTTCCGGGATCTGGGGTCTTCTTTCCGTCAGAACCGCATCACCGCCTGCGCCCACAGCCTTGGGCTTCGATCCTTGTCGCTGAGCGCATCGCCGGTGCCGTCCTTCCAGGCGGCGAAGGCTTGCACGCTGTAGGGGCCGCGCATCCACGTCAGGCCTAGGCCGTAGCCGGCCAGGCGGCGGTGGTTGTCGCCCGCGCCTTTCCAGGTGTCGGTGTTGAGGTGGACGCAGCCTTCGTCGTAGAAGCCGAACGCCTCCAGAGGGCCGGCGATGGCGTGGTGCAGTTCCAGGCTGGCGACGTGGCCGCTGTCGCCGCTGGCTTCGCCCTGCGGGTAGGCGCGCACGCCGGAGGAGCCGCCCAGCAGCATCTTTTCGGACGAATCGAGGTTCTTCTCGGCCCACTGCGCGTTGGCGCTGAACGCCAGCAGCCAGTTGCCGGGCAGGCGCTGCTGGCGCTGGAGGTTGAACGTCCACTTGCCGAAGCCGCCGGCGCTGCGCGCGGTGAGGCGGTCGATCAGCGCGCTCAACGCATCCATGCCGAGTTCGCCGCGCGTATAGCCCAGGCCGAGGTTGGTGCTGGCGCCGCCGCCGAACGTGTCGGTGAAATTGCCGTAGAGGCTGAAGGTGGCGTTGCGCAGCGTCTTGCGGCTGCGCAGGCCGGTGGCGTCGATGTCGTCGTGCAGGTGCTTGTCGTCGTATTGCAGCGCGGCGTACCAGCTGGCGCGGCGGCCGCGCAGCAGCGGCTGTTGCACGTAGGCGCTGGCGACGGACGCCTGGCCGTGGGCGTCGAGCACGGAGAACGCCTTGCCCAGTTCGTAGTGCATCGACGAGTACGCCGCGCCCACGCGGGTGGCGAACGGCCCGAACGGCAGCTGATAGCCGAGGCGCGCGTAGCCGTAGTCGCTGGTGCCGGCCTGCATGCGCAGGCTGAGCTGGTCGCCGAGGCCGGCGGGGTTGTTCCAGTACAGGCTGGCGCCGAGGCGTTCCGCGCCGGCGTAGCGGTTGCCGAAGTTGTCCAGATCGAGGCTGCCGCTGAAGCGCGCGGCCGGCAGCAGGTCGACGATGAAGTCCGACGTGCCCACGCTTTCGCCGGGCCGCAAGGTGGATTTAACCTCCACGCCCGGAAGATCGGACAGGCGCAGCAGCGTGTCCTCGAAGCGCCGCTCGTTCACCGCATCGCCCGCGCGCAGGCGATGGAGCGGGGCGGTGGCGTTGCCGGCCAGGCCGGTCCTGTCGTCCAGCACCACCTCGCCGACGCGGCCTTCCAGCACCGCGATCGTGACCGTGCCGCCGCTGATGTCCTGCGGCGGCAGCCATGCGCGCGCCACCAGATAGCCGTGGTCGCGATAGTGGCGGGTGACGCGGGCGGCGAGGGCGTCCAGCGCGTCCAGGGTCATGGTGGGCGCGATGCCGTCGGCTACCAGCGCCTGCAGCTCGGCGTCCGCGAAGGCGGTGTTGCCGCTGAAGCGGATGCCGGCCACCGCCACGGTGTCGCTGCCGCCAGTGGCTGCCGTGTCCGTCTCCTCGATGCGGGTGCGCGGCGCTTCCGTGGTCGGCGCGCGCGGCGGCGCGTTTTCCTGCTGGAGGATCTGGCCGGCGGTGGGCGCGGTCTGCGCCATCGCCGCCAGCGGCGACAGGCACAGGCCCGCCAGCAGGCAGGTGGTGGTCTTCTTCACGGACATTTATCGGCAGTCTTTGGTCAGTTGGGCGGGAAGGTTCTGGCCGCATTGCAGGACGGCGATCTCTGGGAAGGCCGACGACGCGTGCGGCGTGCGGCGCGCCTCGTCCTGCGCGGATCGCGTGGCGCCGACGTAGCGCGCACCCTCCATGCCGACCGGCGTTCCCAGGAT is drawn from Thermomonas brevis and contains these coding sequences:
- a CDS encoding ShlB/FhaC/HecB family hemolysin secretion/activation protein, whose product is MKKTTTCLLAGLCLSPLAAMAQTAPTAGQILQQENAPPRAPTTEAPRTRIEETDTAATGGSDTVAVAGIRFSGNTAFADAELQALVADGIAPTMTLDALDALAARVTRHYRDHGYLVARAWLPPQDISGGTVTIAVLEGRVGEVVLDDRTGLAGNATAPLHRLRAGDAVNERRFEDTLLRLSDLPGVEVKSTLRPGESVGTSDFIVDLLPAARFSGSLDLDNFGNRYAGAERLGASLYWNNPAGLGDQLSLRMQAGTSDYGYARLGYQLPFGPFATRVGAAYSSMHYELGKAFSVLDAHGQASVASAYVQQPLLRGRRASWYAALQYDDKHLHDDIDATGLRSRKTLRNATFSLYGNFTDTFGGGASTNLGLGYTRGELGMDALSALIDRLTARSAGGFGKWTFNLQRQQRLPGNWLLAFSANAQWAEKNLDSSEKMLLGGSSGVRAYPQGEASGDSGHVASLELHHAIAGPLEAFGFYDEGCVHLNTDTWKGAGDNHRRLAGYGLGLTWMRGPYSVQAFAAWKDGTGDALSDKDRSPRLWAQAVMRF
- a CDS encoding ADP-ribosyl-(dinitrogen reductase) hydrolase gives rise to the protein MHIVCSEKTKAKLQAKHNVSMKDVRECFMNRTGEVLEDTSEDHKSDPPTTFFVAPNNHGRLLKVCFILRDGTIYLRTCFEPSAKAIATYRELGKPIDF